From Corvus cornix cornix isolate S_Up_H32 chromosome 1A, ASM73873v5, whole genome shotgun sequence, a single genomic window includes:
- the RASSF8 gene encoding ras association domain-containing protein 8 has protein sequence MELKVWVDGVQRIVCGVTEVTTCQEVVIALAQAIGRTGRYTLIEKWRDTERHLAPHENPIVSLNKWGQYASDVQLILRRTGPSLSERPTSDSVARIPERTLYRQSLPPLAKLRPPGDKAMKRREPKRKSLTFTGGAKGLMDIFGKSKESEFKQKVLNNCKTTADELKKLIHLQTEKLQCIEKQLESNEAEIRYWEQKYNASLEEEILKLEQKIKRNEVEIEEEEFWENELQIEQENEKQLTEQLQEMRQRILECESKLKDYVSQIHNMESGLEAEKLQREVQESQVNEEEVKEKIEKVKGEIDIQGQQSLRLENGIKAVERSLGQATKRLQDREQELEQLTKELRQVNLQQFIQQTGTKVTVLPADPVEVEAPYVELEREPTFQSGSLKRPGSSRQLPSNLRILQNPLSSGFNPEGIYV, from the exons ATGGAGCTCAAAGTATGGGTCGATGGAGTGCAGAGAATTGTGTGTGGGGTCACCGAAGTCACAACATGCCAGGAAGTCGTAATAGCCCTTGCTCAGGCTATTG GGCGCACCGGGCGCTACACGCTGATCGAGAAGTGGCGGGACACGGAGCGGCACCTGGCGCCGCACGAGAACCCCATCGTGTCCCTCAACAAGTGGGGACAGTACGCCAGCGACGTGCAGCTGATCCTGCGGCGCACCGGGCCCTCCCTGAGCGAGCGGCCCACGTCGGACAGCGTGGCGCGCATCCCCGAGAGGACTCTGTACCGGCAGAGCTTGCCGCCCCTGGCCAAGCTGAGGCCGCCGGGGGACAAGGCCATGAAGAGGAGGGAGCCAAAAAGGAAATCCCTCACCTTCACCGGCGGCGCTAAGGGGTTAATGGACATCTTCGGGAAGAGCAAGGAATCCGAGTTCAAGCAAAAGGTGCTCAACAACTGTAAAACAACAGCGGATGAGCTGAAGAAACTGATCCACCTCCAGACAGAGAAGCTTCAGTGCATCGAGAAGCAGCTGGAGTCCAATGAAGCTGAGATCCGCTACTGGGAGCAAAAGTACAATGCCAGCCTGGAAGAAGAAATCCTCAAACTGGAGCAGAAGATCAAACGGAACGAAGTGGAGATCGAGGAGGAAGAGTTCTGGGAAAATGAGCTGCAGATCGAACAGGAGAATGAAAAGCAGCTGacggagcagctgcaggagatgaGGCAGAGGATCCTGGAGTGTGAGAGCAAGCTCAAGGACTACGTGTCTCAGATCCACAATATGGAGAGTGGCCTTgaagcagagaagctgcagcgGGAAGTTCAAGAGTCCCAGGTGAATGAAGAAGAGGTCAAGGAAAAGATAGAGAAGGTGAAGGGAGAAATTGATATTCAGGGCCAGCAGAGTCTGAGATTGGAAAATGGCATTAAAGCTGTAGAAAGGTCTTTGGGCCAAGCTACCAAGCGATTACAG GACAGGGAACAAGAACTGGAGCAACTGACCAAGGAGTTGCGCCAGGTGAACCTGCAGCAGTTCATCCAGCAAACGGGAACCAAGGTGACGGTGCTGCCAGCAGACCCCGTGGAGGTGGAGGCCCCATATGTGGAGCTCGAGAGAG